ACCCTTATATCCACCAGCATGTATCGGAGCAAATGATAGCCGGAACCGTCGATAAAAGATATCTGGCACTCGTTCACAGTGTTCCCCAGCCGACAGAAGGGAATATTGACGGCCCAATCGACCGGGATCCGCTGGATCCTCACCGTCGTATTGTCACGCCGGACGGCTATCCTTCGTTAACCCGTTATACTGTTCGTGAGGTTTATCGCGGAGCGTCTCTGGTAGAGCTGAAACTGGAGACGGGGAGGACGCACCAGATCCGTGTACATATGAGCAGCATCGGATGCCCGTTAATCGGAGATAAGATGTACCGGCATCCGATTTATACGGCACCACCTTTGGTGGAGAACGGTAAACCCGTTCAAATCGGCACTTTATTTGATGAAGCAGATCTCACGAACATAACTTGTCTAGACGAAGGGATTGATCGGCAAGCACTGCATGCGGAGCTTCTCACTTTTGTCCACCCGATTAAAGGAGATGTGATGACCTTTCGCGCACCGATTCCGGAGGATATAAAGTGGCTGCTAGAGCGATTGGGTGAAGAAGGAACAGATGCCGACGAGAATAACTGCTAGACAAAATAGAAGGAGAGTTTAAATCAAATGAGTCAATTGATCGTATATCAATATCCCAAGTGCAGCACATGCAGAAATGCGGTGAAATGGCTGCAAAATGAAGGACATGACCTCACACTCCGGCATATTAAAGACGAGCCACCTACACCAGAGGAACTGGCTGAATTAATTGATAAAAGTGGTTTCGAGCTAAAGAAATTTTTCAACACGAGCGGTGAGGTATACAAGCAAATGTCTTTAAAGGACAAGCTTCCAAGTATGCCTGTAGAGGAACAGATTAAGCTGCTGTCATCCAATGGAATGCTTATTAAGCGTCCAATCGTATCTGATGGAACGCGGGTGACCGTAGGGTTTAAAGAGGAACTGTTCAAGGATGCATGGAAGGCTTTGTAGGCATCGGTGAAATCAAGTAATTTACGATTGAGCTCGGAGACAATAAATGTTTCCGGGCATTTTTTGTATCTATGAACAGGTTTTCAAATGGAAATATTATATGAATTGCGGGACACTACGAAATAGGCAGATATGGTATAATGACATATTGAGATTATGATATAACAAGATTTTGAACATATTAGCAAGGGGCGATTTATTACAGTGAACACAACGAAACAACCTTCTCTGATGCTCGTCGACGGTATGGCCTTATTGTTCCGAGCTTACTATGCTACGGCTACTAGTGGTTATATCCGCCGAACCAAGGCAGGGGTTCCTACAAATGCTATTTACGGATTCCTTCGCTATTTGTGGGACGCTATTGACACATTTCAACCAACACACGTGGCCTGCTGCTGGGATATGGCTGCAAAAACGTTCCGCAGCGACCAGTTTGCAGCTTATAAAGGCAATCGGCCTGAAGCGCCAGAGGATCTGATTCCCCAGTTCTCCCTTATTCGTGAAGTCACAGATTGCCTTGGCATTCCGAACCTTGGCGTTGAGGGCTTTGAGGCCGATGACTGTATCGGAACACTGGCTTGTCGTTTCGGCAGTGATATGAATGTTATGATATTATCAGGCGACCATGATCTGCTTCAGCTTGTAGATGAACGGACTTCGGTCATCATTATGAAAAAAGGACACGGCAATTATTTGGTATACACTCCGGAGACGCTGTACCAGGAAAAAGGGCTTTCCCCACGTCAGGTTATTGATGTCAAAGGTCTAATGGGCGATACGAGTGATAACTATCCGGGTGTGCGTGGAATCGGTGAGAAAACGGCCATGAAGCTGATTCAGGAATACGAAACAATCGAAGGTATACTCGCAAATATGGATTCTCTTACGAAGAGTGTTCGGGGCAAAATTGAAGCGGATCTTGAAATGCTGCACCTATCTAGATCTCTCGCAGCTATTCATTGTGAAGTACCTGTGGATTGCGATCTGGACTTGTGCCTTCTTGAGATAGACGATGAGCGTGTCCTGTCCAAGCTTGAGGAGCTTGAGATGAAGAGCTTAAGTCATCTGATGGGAGTGGCACTGGTGCCATGATCGATAGATGATGCCTTTTGGCTGTGGGTGTGGCTGTCTGTAAAACATCACTGTGTTCCAGTATAATTATATTTTATACTGGGAACAGCAGCGGCCGATGGATGCACCGTGCTGTATTCTGTGGTAAAACGATGGTAGAAATTTATCATGCTGTAGGTAACGGGCGGCCAACCCAGAACGAACCGAAAAAACATAATGAATATGACATCATACACCTTGGAGAGGATGAACTCACATGATACTTGGAGCAATTGAAGCTGGCGGCACAAAATTTGTATGCGGAATCGGTAAGGAGGATGGTACGGTTATCGAACGTACGAGCTTCCCGACCACAACGCCGGAAGAAACGATGGCGCAAGTGTTTTCGTTTTTTGCAGACAAAGGGGTGGAAGCCATCGGTGCAGGCTTTTTTGGACCGATCGATCCGGTAAAAGGAAGCCCTACATATGGCTCTATAACAACAACGCCGAAGCCGCACTGGAGCAATTTCAATGTGGTGAAAGCGCTGGAGGAGCGTTTCAACGTACCGATCGGTTTTGATACGGACGTAAATGGTGCAGCGCTTGGAGAACATACCTGGGGAGCGGCTCAAGGTCTTAACAGCTGTTTGTACATCACGATTGGAACCGGTGTTGGTGCCGGAGCAGTTGTGGATGGAAAGCTGATTCATGGTTTATCTCACCCTGAAATGGGTCATATCATTGTACGCCGTCATCCAGATGACAAGTACGAAGGTACTTGCCCTTATCACAGTGATTGCCTGGAAGGTCTGGCTGCAGGCCCATCCCTTGGAAGACGCTGGGGGGTTGCAGGAGCTGAGCTGACACCGGATCATCCGGCTTGGGAGATGGAAGCTTATTATCTTGCACAGGCATTGATGAACTATGTGCTGATCCTTTCACCTGAAAGAATTGTGATGGGCGGAGGGGTTATGAAGCAGCAGCAACTGTTCCCACTGATCCATAAGAAGTTGCAGGAAATGCTGGCGGGCTACGTTTCGCATCCAAGCCTGAACCAGGACATTGCCCAGTTTATCGTACCACCGCAGTTGGGTGACAACGCAGGTCTGTGTGGTGCATTGGCACTGGCCAAGCTGGCTGTAGACGAGGCTTCGAAGTAATTTTTGAGAGTAAGGCAGAGGATACTGTCGCATAAGTAATTTATAGGCCGCCTTGAGGATTGATCCTCAGGCGGCTTTGTTTGATTTTTGGGGAGATGAACGCGTACAGATTACAGCGTGCGGTGCGGCGTTGGGTGCCGCCGATTTACTACCTGAGTACTTAAACGCTGCGGACTGGCGTTCCGCTATTTTATGATTTTTGCCACAATCAAGAAAGAATGAGGACAGGTAAGCCGTTATTTGCTTGATATCGTGTTGATAGGTGCATGATTTTACCGAATAACGGAATCTGAGTCCTCATTTACCAAAAAAAGCTTCTTAATGGTGTAAATAGCGGATCTGTAGTCCGGAATGGCGGATGCCTTTGCCGCATCGGACACATGCGATAGAGTAGAGTACTTGGCTGTATATCTCTTTTAGAAAGTAATCAAAGTTTTTTGTTTCACATTTAATTACAGTGAATTTTGGAATGCGCAGTACAAAATTTTAGATCTGATATTACTTAACGACAATCTGGAGACAACGGCGATGGAACGACGGCTGACCACGTAGCGTGATAAATTAGGTGAACTTGTTGAGAAGAGAGAGCATCTTATAGACCACCTACATAGAGAAAATGAAATGATGCACACGTACGAAGGAGCGGAGAGGGCAGACGATTGTGGACAAGCGATAGCGATCGCCTAAAAGCTTTCCGTAGGAAAGCTAGCATCGAAAGCGTGTACCTCTGGATTGTTACCGATAAAAAAAAATCAGAATAATCTGGAGACAACAGCGATGGGAACAACGTCTGACCTCGCAGCGTGCCAAGAACAACAACTGTAGCTTAAATCTATAGCATCCAGCTAGGTTATACTATACACTTGTTAAAAGAATGCCAAGAAAAAGTGTGGTGACTGTTTTGTTTAAAATTATGTTAATTGAGGATGACATGACCTTATTTAAGGAGATTAAAGAAAGGCTATCACAGTGGTCTTATGAAGTGCATGGAATCCATGATTTTAGCAATGTCGTGCATGAGTTTACCGCGATTAAGCCGGATCTAGTTATCATAGATATCCAACTGCCGAAATTTGATGGCTTTCATTGGTGCCGAATGATTCGTTCCCATTCCAACGTTCCGATTATATTTTTATCGTCACGAGATCATCCTACCGATATGGTTATGTCTATGCAGCTAGGCGCTGATGATTTTGTTCAGAAACCATTTCACTTTGACGTACTAATCGCGAAGATTCAAGCCATTCTTCGCCGCGTATATAATTATAATACCGAACGAATCGAACTCAGATCCTGGCGAGGTGCAACGGTGGAATACGTGAAAAATACCGTGACTAATGATAAGGGTTCCATTGAACTGACAAAAAATGAAATGTTTATACTGAAGGTGCTTATTGAGCGGAAGAATCAAATTGTCAGCCGGGAAGATATTATTAAAAGCTTGTGGGATAATGAGCATTTTGTGAGTGATAATACGTTAACCGTCAACGTTAACCGCTTGCGCAAAAAGCTGGAGAATATCGCGCTCGACCCTTTCATTGAAACAAAGGTTGGACAAGGGTATATGGCTACGGAAGAGGCGAACTCGTATGGTTAAGAAATATGTTGTGGAGAGACGAAGCTGGATAATGCTTTTCTTGTTTCTACAGCTGCTTATTCTCTTCGTTGCCTTCGTTGATTCTTCAATCCCCTTTATGTCTATCCTATATATAGTGTTTTTGTCCACACTTATTTTCACAGGTTTTTTCCTTATAAGGTATCATAATGAAACCAAATTTTATAAAAGTATTGAAGTATGGGATCAATCGAATGGGTTCTCGGCGCTTGCAGAAGCAGAGAGCCCTTTTGAAAAAATTGTGGAAGAGAGCGTTATTGCTCAGAACGAGCTATACCGAAACGAACTTTCCCAGCGCCTGATCGAAGTGGAGCAGGAGAAAGACGAATTGTTGTCCTGGATTCATGAAGTAAAAACTCCTCTCACAACGATGCAGCTAATGATTGAACGCTCTAATGATGAAACTTTAAAAGGACAATTGATGTATGAGTGGCTGCGTATTCACCTGCTGCTTGATCAGCAGCTGCACCAAAAGCGCATACCTTTTATTAAAAATGATTTGTATATAGAGCAAGCTGCATTAGAGCCAGTCATTTTCAAAGAAATTAAAGAACTGAAAATTTGGTGTATGCAAAAAGGAATAGGCTTCGATGTTACCCTTCAGGTCGCCGAAGTGCTGACGGATGCCAAATGGCTTGGTTTTATAATCAGGCAGCTGTTAACGAACGCTGTTAAATACAGCGAAATCTCCGACATTATCATTGAAAGTGATTATGACGACGACGGTCAAGCCAAGCTTGTGATCAAGGATTTTGGCCGTGGAATTGATCCGAAAGATCTGCCTCGCATATTCGATAAAGGTTTTACATCAACAACCCAGCATCAAGATAGTGCTGCGACCGGAATGGGTCTATATTTATCACAAAAGGTGGCTGACTCTTTATCCATCCGTATAGATGTGTCCTCGGAGCTTGGGGTTGGTACAACATTTACGTTAACGTTTCCCAAAAAAAATGAATTTGTGAGTATCACAAGCATGTGACAGGAATGTCACATGCTTTTATGATTTGTTCGGAGAATCGAAGGATTTGTTCGGAGAGCTGTTTTATGATGAAAGTAAGAAAAAGGAGTGAGTGAAATTGGTAATATTAGAATCTAATAAAATTTATAAAAGTTATGGCAACAAGCTTAATAAGCAAGAAGTGTTGAAAGGCATCGATATTAGCGTAGACAAAGGCGAGTTCGTGAGTATTATGGGGGCATCCGGATCAGGTAAAACGACGCTGCTTAATGTACTTTCGTCCATTGATAAAGTGAGCCAGGGAACCATTAAAATCGAGGGAAAAGAATTTACAGGAATGAAAGAAAAGCAGCTGGCTGAATTTAGAAAGCACCATTTGGGCTTTATCTTTCAGGAATATAACCTGCTAGACACTCTGACTGTTAAAGAGAACGTGCTGCTGCCGTTATCCATCAAAAACGTATCCAAAAAAGATGCTGACCAAAAATTTAAAACGGTGGCAACGGAGCTTGGTATTTTTGAACTGAAGGACAAGTATCCCAATGAAATATCAGGGGGGCAGAAGCAGCGGACATCCGCAGCCCGTGCCTTTATTCATGAACCAAGCATTATTTTTGCGGATGAGCCGACAGGCGCGCTGGACTCCAAATCAGCTTCCGATTTATTGAATAAGCTGAGCCAATTAAATCAGAAACTCGCGGCAACCATTATTATGGTTACCCATGATCCGGTTGCTGCCAGCTACTGCAGCAGAGTTATTTTTATTAAAGATGGACAGATTTACACACAACTGAACAAAGGTGAGGAGTCAAGACAAGCCTTTTTCAATGATATTATAAAAACACAAGGTGTTCTGGGTGGTGTTCAAAATGAGCATTAACTCTCTCATCTTCCGAAATCTGAAAAAGAACATAAAAAATTATTTTCTCTATGTGTTTGCCCTGATTTTTAGTGTGGCGCTGTACTTTGCCTTTGTCACTTTGCAGTATGATCCGGCGATGGAAGAATTGAAAGGATCGATGAAAGGCGCTGCAGCTTTAAAAGCTGCCTCGGTCCTGCTCGTTGCGATTGTTGCGATTTTTCTTCTGTATGCAAACAACATTTTCATCAAACGCAGAAGTAAAGAAATTGGGCTGTTTCAATTAATCGGGATGACCAAAGGGGAAATATTCAAGATTCTCACTTTGGAGAACTTAATGCTCTATTTCGGATCCATGCTGATCGGTATTTTTGCAGGATTCTCGGTTTCCCGGCTCATTCTTATGGTTTTGTTCAAAGTAACAGATGTAAAGTCAGAAGCTACTCTAAGGTTTTCAACGGAAGCGTTAATCCAAACGGTTATTGTGTTTGCCGTGGTTTACATTCTCATCATGATCATGAATTATACGTTCATTAAAAGACAGAGCATTTTATCCTTGTTCCGTGCCGTTTCGACCACTCAGGAAAAAGTGAAAAAAATGTCCATGTTCGAGATGTTGATGGGGCTGGCAGGAATCGGGTTAATCCTTTATGGTTACTATCTATCGACGGATATGTTCAGCGGTAAACTAACACAAATGAATGAATTGTTTATGACGATGATTTTGATTTTGGGTTCGGTTATTATCGGGACATATTTGTTCTACAAAGGCTCAGTCAGCTTCATTTTTAATATGATTCGTAAAAGCAAGGACGGGTATTTGTCACTGAATGAGGTGCTGTCTCTCTCATCCATCATGTTCCGCATGAAGTCGAATGCTTTATTGCTAACGGTTATAACAACGGTTTCCGCTCTGGCGATTGGATTGCTGTCACTGAGTTATATTTCCTACTATTCGGCCGAAAAATCAGCGGAACAAAGCGTGCCTAACGATTTCGTTGTCACTAGCCCCGAACACAAAAAACAATTTACAGAAGCATTGTCAGCTCAAAATATTGTTTACGATGAGATTCAGAGAAACGTTTTACATGTGAATGTAGATGTATCTCAATTAGGCTCTAAGCTAGAGGGAAAGGACGCCGAAAGCATGGTCCTTGCCGTGGTAAGTGAAAAACAGGTAGAGGGAATGGACCTAACTCCGAAGGAGACACTTTTTACTGGTACTAATGATACAGTTGATAAGTTTGTTGGATTAAAAGAATCAGGAAACATTATTTTACATGGAAAGACCAGCTCGATTGAGCAAAAATTAATAGGAACCAGTAAGGAAGCGATACTGTCATGGTATTTTAACAGTGGCGGATTGCCTACGGCGATTGTGGATGATTCGGTCTATCAAAAGCTGGTTCAGGATATGGACCCTAAGCTCCAGAAAGAATATTCCGATTATTTCGGTATTGATATTAAGGATGAAACGAAGATTGAGCAAGCAAACGAGATTTTTTACGAATTGAATTTTGACGGAGAAGCGATGTCGCAGAGTGATCTCAGCACTACGCAGAAAGCTAATATGGGACTGATCATGTTTGTTGTCGGGTTCTTAGGCCTTACGTTCCTCATTACATCCGGATGTATTCTTTACTTTAAGCAAATGGATGAAGCCGAAGAGGAGAGAGGTAATTACACGATCTTAAGAAAGCTTGGATTTACGCAAGGAAATTTACTGCGGGGTATTCAAGTGAAACAGCTTTTTAATTTTGGTATTCCTCTCATCATCGGATTATCCCATGGCTATTTTGCTGTCCAATCCGGGTGGTTCTTTTTCGGGACAGAGCTGTGGACACCAATGATCATCGTTATGCTGTTGTATACGGCATTGTACTCTATCTTTGGGTTGTTATCCGTGCTCTTTTACAAAAAAGTTATTAAAGAGGCCCTGTAAAATCCTTAACGTTATAGCTTAGTTGGCATCGAAAGTATACGCTCCTTTGTCCCCGAATTTCTTCCGCTAAGAAATAAATCTAGAAATTCGGGGGCAAGAGCGATTGTAGGAACGATTCGTACGCGTAGCGTCTTACAACAGACGAAGGGGAATCCTAGGTCGATGGACCGTAAGGGATCCCCTTTTCTGTTTATTGCAAACTGATTAATCAGTAAAATGAGCATCTCCCAGCACCAGTGTCAGAAATTCACGCAAATCTTCTGCCTGATCCCGTTCCAGACTAAACGTGCGCTCGAGGTACCCTTCCTGCTCTAGATCATCGGCAGCCAAAATGGCAGTTCTTCCGAACTGCAGGTCGGTAACTAACTTCTTCCCATAGAAATAGTTCGTGGTCGTAACGGCCAGATCGAAACGTTTGAGTGATGGGCCGATGAACGTGACGAAACGGGTAGATGTGGACTCAGTACTATCGGATAAAAAATCAAGCTGCTGCGATTCCCCGGTCATATCGGCAATTCACTCCTTCCAAGGATGTTTGTTGTCCATTATACAAGAAAAGTTGAGACAACCTATATAACATTTTGATTTTATAACATCCCCATTGACGTTGTTACAAATTATGGTATCATGATGGGTAAACAGTATAACGGATGTTTTAAACGAGGGAAGCACCTTTCTGACGCTACGGCGGGAAAGGTGCTTTTTTTTGCGTTGTACTGATACAAAATAAATGACGGGAGGTTAATGGATGTGCAGATTGTTTTTATGAATCAGATGTCTAGAAATGATGGGGCGAGTGATGAGAACAGCGCACAAGTGTGGATTGGGGAGGAGGAAGGAATGTGGCGATTGGGCTGGCGAGATATCGAGCCAGATGGACATGCGCAGGATGATGATTGGTATGAGGGAAGCTCATGGCAGGAGCTGTTGTGTGTGTACCGTCACCGCCTTACCATGAAACTAAGTGAAGGTTACCGGCCGGTGATCGAAGGAATATTTCATGAGCCGGAAGATTCCAAAGGGAAGAATCACGCGGCCCTGAAGCTCCAATGCTACAGTGAGCTGTACGGATCGGAGGAGCTGTATACAGAGCTGTGTGCCTGGCGCCGAAGGAAAGCGGCCGCTGGACGTAAAGCCCCTTATTTTATAGCGAGTAACCGTGTGCTTCGCCTCATTAGCGCCTTTACGCCTCAGACAGAGGAAGAGCTGCTTCAGCTGCCGGGGATCGGGTCAAATAAGGCTGCTGAGCATGGTGCCGACTGGATAGAAATGACATCCAAGTTGGAAAGAATTACAGCGTTTCCGCTAGATTGGGTATTTCGTCAGCTGAAGGAGGAGGAGTTTTTGTCTTGGCTCTATAAGCAGAAAGAGCATAAGTATAAACAGGAACTGGAGAACTATCGTATGAGCCGGACGATGCTGATGGGCATAGCGGAAGGCTTGACACTGGATCAACTGAGTCAGAATACGGGAATGTCGCGCAGAGATTTGGTCGAACATTTGGAAGGGCTAGAGAAGGAAGGATACGATACTGAACTTCTTATCCGTATGGAGCTTGAGAGCATGCCGGATACGGAACAATCGGCCATCTGGAAAGCTTTTGAGGAACTGGGAGACACTTTTCTTAAACCAGTAATGCAGCGTGTATATGGTCAGGAACCAGCAGCGGAGGGCGGTATGGAGCAGCGGTACGAGCGTCTTCGCCTAATCCGGATCCGGTTCCGTCGGCAGCATTTTGAGAAGCGCGACGCCGTGTAGACTATGCCAAAACGGGTGCCTTCCGTGAATGGAGGACACCCGTTTTTAGCGTTTCATAACCATTCTTTTTTACGGAACAGATAGTACATGCCTGACCCGAGAAAGATCATAAGTCCGAGAACGGCAAAGTACGAATACTTCCAATGTAATTCAGGCATATTGTCAAAGTTCATGCCGTATATTCCAGTAATTACGGTAAGCGGCATGAAGATGGTGGTCATGGCAGTAAAAACTCTCATAATTTCGTTCGCCCGGTTCGCAATACTGGACTGATAAGCTTCTCGAAGGTTACTCATCAGATCGCGGTAGGTTTCAAACGTCTCGGATATTTTCACAGCATTCTCGTAAATATCGCTGAAGTACTTTTGTAGTTGATCATCGATCAGGCGCAGGTCTTTTTTGTTCAGCGTGTTGATGACTTCCTTCTGGGGTCCAAGTACTTTTTTCAGCCACAAAATCTCGCTTCGCAAACCGATAATTTCATTCAAATGTGATTTCTTGGTATGCATCAATATGTCTTCTTCAAGCTGATCGATGCGTGCCTCAATCCGGTCACCAACCGTAAAGTAGTTGTCTGTGACCAGGTCAATCAAAATGTATAGGAACCGGTCCGGTGAGTTTGCTTCATCTTCCCACAGAAGGGGCTTCACAGCCCGGAGTTCATGAATTTTCTGCTTGGTTACAGTAATGATAAAATGTCTTCCCAGAAAAATGTTCAGGGCCCGGAGGAAAATCTCCTCATCGTCAAAGCGGATGCTGTTTACTACGATAAAATAGTGGTTTTCGTATATTTCAATCTTTGGGCGCTGCTCTTCTTCACTCTGGGAGTCTTCAACTGCCAGGTCGTGCAGAGAGAATAGGGGCTGGAGTTCCGCCAAGTCTTCCACATCGGCATCGATCCAGTAAAACCCGTCAGTAGGGGCTGTAAGTGTCGTTTTAATGTCGTCGATGGGGGTAAAAACACCCGAATTCACCAACCGGATTTTCATCTGATATCACTCCTTTAATTCACTGCTTGCGCATACTCGAATAAAGGCATAGGGGTATCAGCTTACCGGTATACCGGCAGGTGTTCTGAATAATTCGGCATAAAGGCTTCTATAAGAGCGCATGAAAAATAACGCTGCCCGCCACCGGTGAGCTGATCTTGGTCCTATGCGGTTTTTCGTCACTCACATCCAGCTTATGGCTCGGGTCACCGTCCATCCTCCATGTCACCTCTTTCATATGGTTAATTAGCACTTGTCTAGTATAACGCTGGGGTTATTACCTTTCAAGGTGGAATTAAGCGTAAGATACTTCCTTGTACAGGGTATGGAAGAAGGAGGTGAGACGTTACATTTTTTTAGCTCAAAGCTTCTTGACGAAAAAATGTTCTTGATTTAAAGTAATAATCAGTATTAACAGATGACAACTTCATACAGCTAAATCTTATCAAGAGCAGGTGGAGGGACTAGCCCTATGAAACCCGGCAACCGGCGGCAATATCGCACGGTGCTAATTCTTGCAGGATGTACGCGACCTTATCGTTAAGGACCGCGAAATTCTGACAGATGAGAGAGGCGCATAGTTTACGTATACGTACATATGACCTTTCTCATTAGAGATAGGTCATTTTTGCGTTACTTTGGCCTTCTCTGACTTTTTGTAATCAACTATTTATTAACCCGAAGGAGGAGTAATTATGCCGATCAAAATTCCAGACACACTGCCTGCAAAGGAAATTCTTGCTGGGGAGAACATTTTTGTAATGGATGAAAGCCATGCGTTTCATCAAGATATCCGCCCGCTGCGGATTGCCATTCTGAATTTGATGCCGACCAAGGAAACGACGGAGACACAGCTGCTTCGCCTGATCGGTAATTCACCGCTTCAGGTGGATGTTGTCCTACTTCATCCGGGATCTCATACTTCTAAAAATACCCCGGCAGAGCATTTGGAGTCGTTCTATAAAACATTTGAGGAAGTAAAGCATCGCCGCTTTGACGGCATGATCATTACGGGTGCGCCTGTCGAGCAGCTTCATTTTGAAGAAGTGAACTATTGGAATGAGCTCACCGAAATTTTTGAATGGAGTAAGAGGAATGTAACCTCGACCCTTCACATATGTTGGGCTTCCCAGGCGGGTCTTTACTATCATTATGGTGTACCGAAATACAGTCTTTCCGAAAAATGCTTCGGTGTGTTCTCCCACACCGTAAACGAACCGACGGTAAAACTTCTTCGGGGCTTTGATGAGGTGTTCTATGCCCCTCATTCCAGGCATACCGAAGTGCGCCGGGAAGATGTCGAGCAGTCGGTTCAACTTGAAATTTTGTCTGAATCCGAGGAGGCTGGCATTTATCTGGTAGCCTCAAAGGACGGTAGACAAGTGTTTGTAACAGGGCACTCGGAGTATGATTCTGATTCGCTTCGGTGGGAATATGAACGGGATGCTGCGAAAGGATTGGACGTTGCACTTCCACGCCATTATTACCCGAAGGATGACCCGAATATAAAACCGCCGTCCGTTTGGAGAGCCCATGCGAATTTATTATTCTCTAATTGGCTGAATTACTATGTATATCAAGAAACGCCTTATGATATTGGACCGCAAATCTAGAGAGAAAAGAAAAGTAATGTTAAAAGGAGGAGCGAACATGGAGAAGAAACAACTGAGAATTGAAAGCAGGCTGGCTCAAATTGGTTCAGTAGAGGAGCCGGTGACGGGAGCCATTAATTTTCCGATCTATCCAGCTACAGCATTCCGTCACCCGAAGTTGGGTCAAAGCACAGGCTTCGATTATTCCCGTACGAAAAGTCCGACAAGACAGGTTCTGGAGGAAGCGGCGGCTGCATTGGAATCAGGGGATGCCGGGTTTGCCTGCAGTTCTGGGATGGCGGCATTACAGACTGTGTTCGCCCTCTTCGGACAGGGTGATCATCTTATCGTATCACTGGATTTATACGGAGGCACTTACCGTCTGATCGAAAAAATATTGTCCAGGTATGGAGTAAGCGCAACTTATGTCGATACGAATGATATGGACGCGCTGGAGCAGTCCAGAAAACCGAACACAAAAGCGGTCATTATCGAGACGCCAACGAACCCGCTGATGATGATAACAGATATTGAGGCTGTCTGTAGTTGGGCCCGGCATCATGGCCTGATCAGTATTGTGGATAACACGCTGCTGACACCGTTCTTTCAGAGACCTATCGAGCTTGGAGCTGATATCGTTGTACACAGCGCAACCAAATATTTGGGAGGGCACAACGATGTGCTAGCAGGATTAATCGTTACCAAGGGGAAAGAGCTGTCAGAGGAAATTGCCTTTTTACACAATTCGATCGGGGCGGTGCTGGGTCCGACGGACTCTTACCAACTGATGCGCGGCATGAAAACACTGGCGCTTAGAATGGAGCGTCATGA
Above is a window of Paenibacillus uliginis N3/975 DNA encoding:
- a CDS encoding RluA family pseudouridine synthase, which codes for MELYYPPIAYIVPVSEDGMLLKTILQKRMGVSRKLLSRLKLTEQGIMLNGTRVYISVKVRAGDVVEIRMEQERSDDILPQPMHLDILFEDEHLLVVNKAAGTIVHPTHGHYTDTLANGVVHYWQLKGWNYRFRAIHRLDQETSGVLAIAKNPYIHQHVSEQMIAGTVDKRYLALVHSVPQPTEGNIDGPIDRDPLDPHRRIVTPDGYPSLTRYTVREVYRGASLVELKLETGRTHQIRVHMSSIGCPLIGDKMYRHPIYTAPPLVENGKPVQIGTLFDEADLTNITCLDEGIDRQALHAELLTFVHPIKGDVMTFRAPIPEDIKWLLERLGEEGTDADENNC
- a CDS encoding arsenate reductase family protein encodes the protein MSQLIVYQYPKCSTCRNAVKWLQNEGHDLTLRHIKDEPPTPEELAELIDKSGFELKKFFNTSGEVYKQMSLKDKLPSMPVEEQIKLLSSNGMLIKRPIVSDGTRVTVGFKEELFKDAWKAL
- a CDS encoding 5'-3' exonuclease, whose amino-acid sequence is MLVDGMALLFRAYYATATSGYIRRTKAGVPTNAIYGFLRYLWDAIDTFQPTHVACCWDMAAKTFRSDQFAAYKGNRPEAPEDLIPQFSLIREVTDCLGIPNLGVEGFEADDCIGTLACRFGSDMNVMILSGDHDLLQLVDERTSVIIMKKGHGNYLVYTPETLYQEKGLSPRQVIDVKGLMGDTSDNYPGVRGIGEKTAMKLIQEYETIEGILANMDSLTKSVRGKIEADLEMLHLSRSLAAIHCEVPVDCDLDLCLLEIDDERVLSKLEELEMKSLSHLMGVALVP
- a CDS encoding ROK family protein, with translation MILGAIEAGGTKFVCGIGKEDGTVIERTSFPTTTPEETMAQVFSFFADKGVEAIGAGFFGPIDPVKGSPTYGSITTTPKPHWSNFNVVKALEERFNVPIGFDTDVNGAALGEHTWGAAQGLNSCLYITIGTGVGAGAVVDGKLIHGLSHPEMGHIIVRRHPDDKYEGTCPYHSDCLEGLAAGPSLGRRWGVAGAELTPDHPAWEMEAYYLAQALMNYVLILSPERIVMGGGVMKQQQLFPLIHKKLQEMLAGYVSHPSLNQDIAQFIVPPQLGDNAGLCGALALAKLAVDEASK
- a CDS encoding response regulator transcription factor encodes the protein MFKIMLIEDDMTLFKEIKERLSQWSYEVHGIHDFSNVVHEFTAIKPDLVIIDIQLPKFDGFHWCRMIRSHSNVPIIFLSSRDHPTDMVMSMQLGADDFVQKPFHFDVLIAKIQAILRRVYNYNTERIELRSWRGATVEYVKNTVTNDKGSIELTKNEMFILKVLIERKNQIVSREDIIKSLWDNEHFVSDNTLTVNVNRLRKKLENIALDPFIETKVGQGYMATEEANSYG
- a CDS encoding sensor histidine kinase is translated as MVKKYVVERRSWIMLFLFLQLLILFVAFVDSSIPFMSILYIVFLSTLIFTGFFLIRYHNETKFYKSIEVWDQSNGFSALAEAESPFEKIVEESVIAQNELYRNELSQRLIEVEQEKDELLSWIHEVKTPLTTMQLMIERSNDETLKGQLMYEWLRIHLLLDQQLHQKRIPFIKNDLYIEQAALEPVIFKEIKELKIWCMQKGIGFDVTLQVAEVLTDAKWLGFIIRQLLTNAVKYSEISDIIIESDYDDDGQAKLVIKDFGRGIDPKDLPRIFDKGFTSTTQHQDSAATGMGLYLSQKVADSLSIRIDVSSELGVGTTFTLTFPKKNEFVSITSM
- a CDS encoding ABC transporter ATP-binding protein, producing MVILESNKIYKSYGNKLNKQEVLKGIDISVDKGEFVSIMGASGSGKTTLLNVLSSIDKVSQGTIKIEGKEFTGMKEKQLAEFRKHHLGFIFQEYNLLDTLTVKENVLLPLSIKNVSKKDADQKFKTVATELGIFELKDKYPNEISGGQKQRTSAARAFIHEPSIIFADEPTGALDSKSASDLLNKLSQLNQKLAATIIMVTHDPVAASYCSRVIFIKDGQIYTQLNKGEESRQAFFNDIIKTQGVLGGVQNEH